The Coregonus clupeaformis isolate EN_2021a chromosome 18, ASM2061545v1, whole genome shotgun sequence genome has a segment encoding these proteins:
- the LOC121551992 gene encoding N-alpha-acetyltransferase 35, NatC auxiliary subunit isoform X1, translating to MVMKSSVEDDDVGWGLGVPEKMRNNANWVDITHDFKEACKELNLGELLHDKFRFGLFEAMSAIEMMDPKMDAGMIGNQVNRKVLNFEQAVKDGAIRVRDLSLPELIGIMDNCFCCLITWLEGHSLAQTVFTCLYVHNPDLIKDHALKAFALGILKVCDIAREKVNKAAVFEEEDFQAMTYGFKMANNVTDLRVTGMLKDVEDELQRRVKSTRSRQGEQRDPEVELEHQQCIALFSRIKFTRLLLTALIAFTKKETSSVSEAQKLMQQAADLLPALHSNIEHGIQSQNDTTKGDNPIMMGFEPLVNQRLLPPTFPRYAKIIKREEMVNYFSKLIDRIKTVCEVINTTNLHGILNFFCEFSEQSPCVLSRSLLQTTFLIDNKKVFGTQPMQDMIKDALRYFVSPPVLSSKCCLHNNQQAKDYIDSFVTHCSRPFCSLIQIHGHNRARQRDRLGHILEEFATLQDEAEKVDAALHSLLMKLEPQRQHLACLGTWILYHNLRIMIQYLLSGFELELYSMHEYYYIYWYLSEFLYAWIMSTLSRADSSQMAEERLMEEQQKGRSSKKTKKKKKGQGARPLSREITMSQAYQNMCAGMYKTMMALDMDGKVRKPQFELDSEQVRYEHRFAPFNSVVTPPPVHYIQFKEMSDLKKYSPPPQSADLYMAASKHFQQTKLILENVPSPDPEVNRILKVVKPNIVVMKLLAGGHKETKVLPEFDFSAHKYFPVVKII from the exons AGCTCAACCTTGGGGAGTTGCTCCATGACAAATT CAGGTTTGGCCTGTTTGAGGCTATGTCTGCCATTGAGATGATGGACCCCAAGATGGACGCCGGGATGATTGGCAACCAGGTCAACAGGAAAGTCCTCAACTTTGAACAGGCAGTCAAG GATGGTGCCATCAGAGTGAGGGACCTCAGTCTTCCTGAGCTGATTGGGATCATGGACAACTGTTTCTGCTGCTTG atCACCTGGCTGGAGGGTCACTCCCTAGCCCAGACAGTGTTCACCTGCCTGTACGTCCACAACCCCGACCTGATCAAGGACCACGCCCTCAAGGCCTTCGCTCTGGGCATCCTCAAGGTGTGCGACATTGCCCGCGAGAAGGTCAACAAAGCTGCCGTGTTCGAGGAG GAGGATTTCCAGGCCATGACGTATGGCTTCAAGATGGCCAACAATGTGACAGATTTACGGGTTACAG GTATGCTAAAGGATGTGGAGGACGAGTTACAGAGAAGAGTTAAG AGCACACGCAGTCGCCAGGGCGAGCAGCGGGACCCAGAGGTGGAGTTGGAG CATCAGCAGTGTATTGCACTTTTCAGTAGGATCAAGTTTACACGTCTTCTACTGACAGCGCTGATCGCCTTCACTAAGaaagag ACCAGCTCAGTGAGTGAAGCCCAGAAACTCATGCAGCAGGCAGCAGATCTCCTCCCAGCCCTCCACTCTAACATTGAACATGGCATTCAGTCCCAGAACGATACTACTAAAGGAG ATAACCCAATCATGATGGGGTTTGAACCGCTGGTGAACCAGAGACTGCTGCCCCCCACCTTCCCCCGCTATGCCAAGATCATCAAGAGGGAGGAGATGGTCAATTACTTCAGCAAGCTCATCGACCGCATCAAGACTGTGTGCGAGGTCATCAACACAACTAACCTACATGGAATTCTG AACTTTTTCTGCGAGTTCAGTGAGCAGTCCCCTTGCGTCCTCTCCAGGTCTCTGCTGCAG aCAACGTTCCTGATTGATAATAAGAAAGTGTTTGGGACCCAACCAATGCAGGACATGATCAAAGACGCTCTGAGGTACTTTGTCAGCCCGCCAGTGCTCTCCTCCAA GTGCTGCCTGCATAATAACCAACAGGCCAAGGACTACATTGACTCCTTTGTCACACACTGTTCAAGG CCCTTTTGCAGTCTCATCCAGATCCACGGACACAACCGCGCTCGGCAAAGAGACAGACTAGGGCACATCCTGGAGGAGTTTGCCACGCTGCaggatgag GCAGAGAAGGTGGACGCGGCACTGCACAGCCTGCTGATGAAGCTGGAGCCCCAGAGACAGCACCTGGCCTGCCTGGGCACCTGGATCCTCTACCACAACCTGCGCATCATGATCCAGTACCTGCTCAGCGGCTTCGAGCTGGAACTCTACAGCATGCACGAGTACTACTACATCTACTG gtatcTGTCAGAGTTCCTGTATGCGTGGATCATGTCCACTCTGAGTCGGGCGGACAGCTCTCAGATGGCTGAGGAGCGCCTCATGGAGGAGCAGCAGAAAGGACGCAGCAGCAAGAaaaccaagaagaagaagaaaggtcAAGGAG CTCGCCCCCTCAGCAGAGAAATCACCATGAGCCAAGCCTACCAAAACATGTGTGCTGGTATGTACAAG ACTATGATGGCTCTGGATATGGACGGGAAGGTGCGGAAGCCCCAGTTTGAATTGGACAGCGAGCAGGTGCGCTACGAGCATCGCTTTGCCCCCTTCAACAGCGTGGTCACGCCACCGCCAGTCCATTACATCCAGTTCAAG GAGATGTCTGATCTGAAAAAGTACAGTCCTCCTCCCCAGTCAGCTGACCTCTACATGGCGGCCAGCAAACACTTCCAGCAAACCAAACTCATCCTGGAGAACGTCCCCAGCCCCGACCCAGAG GTGAATCGCATCCTAAAAGTTGTCAAACCCAACATTGTGGTCATGAAGCTACTTGCCGGGGGGCACAAGGAGACAAAG GTACTACCAGAGTTTGATTTCTCTGCTCACAAGTACTTCCCTGTGGTCAAGATCATCTGA
- the LOC121551992 gene encoding N-alpha-acetyltransferase 35, NatC auxiliary subunit isoform X2 produces MVMKSSVEDDDVGWGLGVPEKMRNNANWVDITHDFKEACKELNLGELLHDKLFGLFEAMSAIEMMDPKMDAGMIGNQVNRKVLNFEQAVKDGAIRVRDLSLPELIGIMDNCFCCLITWLEGHSLAQTVFTCLYVHNPDLIKDHALKAFALGILKVCDIAREKVNKAAVFEEEDFQAMTYGFKMANNVTDLRVTGMLKDVEDELQRRVKSTRSRQGEQRDPEVELEHQQCIALFSRIKFTRLLLTALIAFTKKETSSVSEAQKLMQQAADLLPALHSNIEHGIQSQNDTTKGDNPIMMGFEPLVNQRLLPPTFPRYAKIIKREEMVNYFSKLIDRIKTVCEVINTTNLHGILNFFCEFSEQSPCVLSRSLLQTTFLIDNKKVFGTQPMQDMIKDALRYFVSPPVLSSKCCLHNNQQAKDYIDSFVTHCSRPFCSLIQIHGHNRARQRDRLGHILEEFATLQDEAEKVDAALHSLLMKLEPQRQHLACLGTWILYHNLRIMIQYLLSGFELELYSMHEYYYIYWYLSEFLYAWIMSTLSRADSSQMAEERLMEEQQKGRSSKKTKKKKKGQGARPLSREITMSQAYQNMCAGMYKTMMALDMDGKVRKPQFELDSEQVRYEHRFAPFNSVVTPPPVHYIQFKEMSDLKKYSPPPQSADLYMAASKHFQQTKLILENVPSPDPEVNRILKVVKPNIVVMKLLAGGHKETKVLPEFDFSAHKYFPVVKII; encoded by the exons AGCTCAACCTTGGGGAGTTGCTCCATGACAAATT GTTTGGCCTGTTTGAGGCTATGTCTGCCATTGAGATGATGGACCCCAAGATGGACGCCGGGATGATTGGCAACCAGGTCAACAGGAAAGTCCTCAACTTTGAACAGGCAGTCAAG GATGGTGCCATCAGAGTGAGGGACCTCAGTCTTCCTGAGCTGATTGGGATCATGGACAACTGTTTCTGCTGCTTG atCACCTGGCTGGAGGGTCACTCCCTAGCCCAGACAGTGTTCACCTGCCTGTACGTCCACAACCCCGACCTGATCAAGGACCACGCCCTCAAGGCCTTCGCTCTGGGCATCCTCAAGGTGTGCGACATTGCCCGCGAGAAGGTCAACAAAGCTGCCGTGTTCGAGGAG GAGGATTTCCAGGCCATGACGTATGGCTTCAAGATGGCCAACAATGTGACAGATTTACGGGTTACAG GTATGCTAAAGGATGTGGAGGACGAGTTACAGAGAAGAGTTAAG AGCACACGCAGTCGCCAGGGCGAGCAGCGGGACCCAGAGGTGGAGTTGGAG CATCAGCAGTGTATTGCACTTTTCAGTAGGATCAAGTTTACACGTCTTCTACTGACAGCGCTGATCGCCTTCACTAAGaaagag ACCAGCTCAGTGAGTGAAGCCCAGAAACTCATGCAGCAGGCAGCAGATCTCCTCCCAGCCCTCCACTCTAACATTGAACATGGCATTCAGTCCCAGAACGATACTACTAAAGGAG ATAACCCAATCATGATGGGGTTTGAACCGCTGGTGAACCAGAGACTGCTGCCCCCCACCTTCCCCCGCTATGCCAAGATCATCAAGAGGGAGGAGATGGTCAATTACTTCAGCAAGCTCATCGACCGCATCAAGACTGTGTGCGAGGTCATCAACACAACTAACCTACATGGAATTCTG AACTTTTTCTGCGAGTTCAGTGAGCAGTCCCCTTGCGTCCTCTCCAGGTCTCTGCTGCAG aCAACGTTCCTGATTGATAATAAGAAAGTGTTTGGGACCCAACCAATGCAGGACATGATCAAAGACGCTCTGAGGTACTTTGTCAGCCCGCCAGTGCTCTCCTCCAA GTGCTGCCTGCATAATAACCAACAGGCCAAGGACTACATTGACTCCTTTGTCACACACTGTTCAAGG CCCTTTTGCAGTCTCATCCAGATCCACGGACACAACCGCGCTCGGCAAAGAGACAGACTAGGGCACATCCTGGAGGAGTTTGCCACGCTGCaggatgag GCAGAGAAGGTGGACGCGGCACTGCACAGCCTGCTGATGAAGCTGGAGCCCCAGAGACAGCACCTGGCCTGCCTGGGCACCTGGATCCTCTACCACAACCTGCGCATCATGATCCAGTACCTGCTCAGCGGCTTCGAGCTGGAACTCTACAGCATGCACGAGTACTACTACATCTACTG gtatcTGTCAGAGTTCCTGTATGCGTGGATCATGTCCACTCTGAGTCGGGCGGACAGCTCTCAGATGGCTGAGGAGCGCCTCATGGAGGAGCAGCAGAAAGGACGCAGCAGCAAGAaaaccaagaagaagaagaaaggtcAAGGAG CTCGCCCCCTCAGCAGAGAAATCACCATGAGCCAAGCCTACCAAAACATGTGTGCTGGTATGTACAAG ACTATGATGGCTCTGGATATGGACGGGAAGGTGCGGAAGCCCCAGTTTGAATTGGACAGCGAGCAGGTGCGCTACGAGCATCGCTTTGCCCCCTTCAACAGCGTGGTCACGCCACCGCCAGTCCATTACATCCAGTTCAAG GAGATGTCTGATCTGAAAAAGTACAGTCCTCCTCCCCAGTCAGCTGACCTCTACATGGCGGCCAGCAAACACTTCCAGCAAACCAAACTCATCCTGGAGAACGTCCCCAGCCCCGACCCAGAG GTGAATCGCATCCTAAAAGTTGTCAAACCCAACATTGTGGTCATGAAGCTACTTGCCGGGGGGCACAAGGAGACAAAG GTACTACCAGAGTTTGATTTCTCTGCTCACAAGTACTTCCCTGTGGTCAAGATCATCTGA